In a single window of the Sediminicoccus sp. KRV36 genome:
- a CDS encoding TRAP transporter substrate-binding protein, whose translation MTRSLTRRASLAALAGASTLALPANHARAQAPREFRLGLITPPAHTWNQQLTAWGTRLRDASNGRFTVTLFPSGQLGNEAAMLQQMQTGALDMSLLTTSEISNRVDAFGALHAPFIVPNIEAAVAMLRGPIALGLLNGLPQATGCVGFRYGMVGMRQIITRDATTTLADLRGKKVRITPAAPTRDFFTLIGMAPTPLPLPAIFEALSNGQIDGVDLDFESIINNRFQEICKTMLLTNHFAFPALGLMSARVFATLAPADRELIRGTMSEALDALCDSMPEREARQGAQLRASNMQIRPVGPEFFGDAVAQFDRAWGPRAPALAQLRAAYPRG comes from the coding sequence ATGACGCGTTCCCTGACCCGCCGCGCCAGCCTCGCCGCCCTGGCCGGAGCCAGCACCTTGGCGCTGCCCGCCAACCATGCCCGCGCCCAGGCGCCGCGCGAGTTTCGCCTGGGGCTGATCACGCCGCCCGCGCATACCTGGAACCAGCAGCTGACGGCCTGGGGCACGCGGCTTCGCGATGCCTCGAACGGGCGCTTCACGGTCACGCTGTTTCCCTCGGGCCAGCTCGGCAATGAGGCGGCGATGCTGCAGCAGATGCAGACCGGTGCCCTGGATATGAGCCTGCTGACGACCTCCGAGATCAGCAACCGCGTGGATGCCTTCGGCGCGCTGCACGCCCCCTTCATCGTGCCCAATATCGAGGCTGCCGTGGCGATGCTGCGCGGGCCCATCGCGCTCGGCCTGCTGAACGGGCTGCCGCAGGCGACGGGCTGCGTCGGCTTCCGCTATGGCATGGTCGGCATGCGGCAGATCATCACGCGCGACGCGACCACCACCCTCGCCGATCTGCGCGGCAAGAAGGTGCGCATCACGCCCGCCGCCCCCACGCGGGATTTCTTCACCCTGATCGGCATGGCGCCCACGCCACTGCCGCTGCCGGCGATTTTCGAAGCACTCTCCAACGGCCAGATTGACGGTGTGGACCTCGATTTCGAGAGCATCATCAACAACCGCTTCCAGGAAATCTGCAAGACGATGCTGCTGACCAACCACTTCGCCTTCCCCGCACTTGGGCTGATGTCGGCGCGCGTCTTCGCCACCCTTGCCCCGGCGGATCGCGAGCTGATCCGCGGCACGATGAGCGAGGCACTGGACGCGCTCTGCGATTCCATGCCGGAGCGCGAGGCGCGGCAAGGTGCGCAACTGCGCGCGAGCAACATGCAGATCCGCCCGGTGGGGCCGGAATTCTTCGGCGATGCGGTGGCGCAGTTCGATCGCGCCTGGGGGCCGCGGGCGCCGGCGCTGGCGCAGCTGCGCGCGGCTTATCCGCGCGGCTGA
- a CDS encoding acyltransferase, with amino-acid sequence MSTAPPIRSIQYLRACAALMIVIYHLGVPFSRAGYTGPWPAGLAHGVDLFFIISGFIMVIATQDRGVTPGLFLLRRLLRIAPLYYALTGFTLLVAALRPQLLQSFIFEWPHVIASVAFWPMINPATGETTPVLIPGWTLQYEMFFYLLFALAMPAGRWSLPLLCAMFLILVAVGQAVPGGTAFTFFTAPLILQFVMGVLLGRAFQHGRLPRVPEAQARLWSGVVLCGILLASIALVFAPRLLPAPWNPLQSGALATLVVAGLVWLEAQGRMPDWRWLLVAGDASYAIYLAHPSVLSATSQLWRMAGLPNSLWLLGLACVAASLAAGFFLHAAVELPLRRRFRRLTLAPAR; translated from the coding sequence ATGTCCACAGCGCCACCGATCCGCTCCATCCAGTATCTGCGCGCCTGCGCGGCCCTGATGATCGTGATCTATCACCTGGGCGTTCCGTTCAGCCGGGCCGGCTATACGGGGCCATGGCCGGCCGGCCTCGCGCATGGCGTGGACCTGTTCTTCATCATCAGCGGCTTCATCATGGTGATCGCCACCCAGGACCGCGGGGTGACGCCCGGGCTGTTCCTGCTGCGCCGGCTGCTGCGCATCGCCCCCCTCTACTATGCGCTGACAGGCTTCACGCTGCTGGTGGCGGCACTTCGCCCGCAGCTGCTGCAAAGCTTCATCTTCGAATGGCCGCATGTCATCGCCAGCGTCGCCTTCTGGCCGATGATCAACCCCGCGACGGGGGAGACGACGCCCGTCCTGATCCCCGGCTGGACGCTGCAATACGAGATGTTCTTCTACCTGCTCTTTGCCCTGGCGATGCCGGCCGGGCGCTGGAGCCTGCCGCTCCTCTGCGCCATGTTCCTGATCCTGGTGGCGGTCGGCCAGGCGGTGCCGGGCGGCACGGCGTTCACTTTCTTCACCGCACCGCTGATCCTGCAATTCGTCATGGGCGTCCTGCTGGGCCGGGCGTTCCAGCACGGGCGGCTGCCACGCGTGCCCGAAGCCCAGGCGAGGCTCTGGAGTGGCGTGGTCCTGTGCGGCATCCTCCTCGCGTCCATCGCTCTGGTGTTCGCGCCCCGCCTGCTGCCCGCGCCCTGGAATCCGCTGCAGAGCGGCGCCCTGGCGACTCTGGTGGTGGCCGGCCTGGTCTGGCTGGAAGCTCAGGGCCGGATGCCCGATTGGCGCTGGCTGCTGGTGGCGGGCGATGCGAGCTACGCCATCTACCTCGCCCATCCTTCCGTGCTCTCGGCCACGTCCCAGCTCTGGCGGATGGCCGGGCTGCCCAACAGCCTCTGGCTCCTGGGCCTGGCTTGCGTAGCGGCATCCCTCGCGGCGGGGTTCTTCCTGCATGCGGCGGTGGAATTGCCGCTGCGCCGGCGCTTCCGGCGCCTGACCCTCGCCCCTGCGCGCTGA
- a CDS encoding TRAP transporter small permease has translation MRRLSLAVASFERGALVLCMALVLGLVLLNVVTRSLNYSLFWVDEAAVFAMVWGCFIGASLLVHQRMDFAVTLLTDPLPSRLRHLARVLVDALVLGFGVLMLVLCWWWFDLPTLIASGWNLQVFFEVNFNGIYMERPTTVGLPKWPFFLVMPWFSLTTTVHATANLVEDVVAMFSGEAFAERQEAEI, from the coding sequence ATGCGCCGGCTCAGCCTTGCTGTTGCGTCCTTTGAGCGCGGCGCCCTGGTCCTCTGCATGGCCCTCGTCCTCGGCCTCGTCCTGCTCAACGTCGTCACCCGCAGCCTGAACTATTCCCTCTTCTGGGTGGATGAGGCGGCGGTCTTCGCGATGGTCTGGGGCTGTTTCATCGGCGCCTCGCTGCTGGTCCACCAGCGCATGGATTTCGCCGTCACATTGCTGACCGACCCATTGCCCAGCCGCCTGCGGCATCTGGCGCGCGTCCTCGTGGATGCGCTCGTGCTGGGCTTCGGCGTGCTGATGCTGGTGCTGTGCTGGTGGTGGTTCGACCTGCCGACGCTGATCGCCAGCGGCTGGAACCTCCAGGTCTTCTTCGAGGTGAATTTCAACGGCATCTACATGGAGCGCCCCACCACGGTCGGCCTGCCCAAATGGCCCTTCTTCCTGGTGATGCCCTGGTTCTCGCTCACCACCACCGTGCATGCCACCGCCAACCTGGTGGAGGATGTGGTGGCCATGTTCTCGGGCGAAGCCTTCGCCGAGCGGCAGGAGGCCGAGATTTGA
- a CDS encoding zinc-binding dehydrogenase yields MKAAIVTAQGLALQEVPVPKPGPQQILVKLRAIGLNRADLGVAAGHAHGAVGGIGAIPGLEAAGEIAECGSEVPAHLKPGMRVMGGMAASYAEYALADWGRVSLVPDANMSWEVAATLPVALQTMHNAVVTHGLCAPGSAIMIQGASSGVGLMGLQIARLMGASVVVGSSTNPEKRARLAEFGATLAVDTNDPAWVKQVLDATEGRGVDAVVDQISGPLVSQTLAATRILGRIINVGRLGGAVADFDFDLHAARRISYIGVTFRTRSNEEVREIVRLMRQDLWAALEAGKLALPLDRVFHLDEVHAALAHMKANAHFGKIAMVTG; encoded by the coding sequence ATGAAAGCCGCCATCGTCACCGCCCAGGGCCTTGCCCTGCAGGAAGTTCCCGTGCCGAAGCCGGGGCCGCAGCAGATCCTGGTGAAGCTGCGCGCCATCGGGCTGAACCGCGCCGATCTGGGCGTGGCGGCCGGGCATGCGCATGGCGCGGTGGGGGGCATCGGCGCGATCCCCGGGCTGGAGGCCGCGGGCGAGATCGCCGAATGCGGCAGCGAGGTCCCCGCCCACCTCAAGCCCGGCATGCGCGTCATGGGCGGCATGGCCGCGAGCTACGCCGAATATGCGCTGGCCGATTGGGGGCGCGTCAGCCTGGTGCCCGATGCCAACATGTCCTGGGAGGTGGCGGCGACGCTGCCCGTCGCCTTGCAGACCATGCACAACGCTGTCGTCACCCATGGGCTTTGCGCGCCGGGTTCGGCCATCATGATCCAGGGCGCATCCTCCGGCGTGGGGCTGATGGGCTTGCAGATCGCGCGGCTGATGGGCGCCTCGGTGGTGGTGGGCAGCTCCACCAACCCTGAGAAGCGCGCCCGCCTCGCGGAGTTCGGCGCGACGCTGGCCGTGGACACGAACGACCCGGCCTGGGTGAAGCAGGTGCTGGACGCGACCGAAGGGCGCGGCGTGGATGCGGTGGTGGACCAGATCAGCGGCCCGCTCGTCTCCCAGACGCTGGCGGCGACGCGCATCCTGGGGCGGATCATCAATGTCGGCCGCCTGGGCGGGGCCGTGGCGGATTTCGACTTCGACCTGCACGCTGCGCGGCGGATTTCCTATATCGGCGTCACCTTCCGCACCCGCAGCAATGAGGAGGTGCGGGAGATTGTGCGCCTGATGCGCCAGGACCTCTGGGCCGCGCTGGAGGCGGGCAAGCTCGCCTTGCCGCTGGACCGGGTGTTCCACCTGGATGAGGTGCATGCGGCGCTGGCCCACATGAAGGCCAATGCGCATTTCGGGAAGATCGCCATGGTGACGGGCTGA
- a CDS encoding heme-binding protein: protein MLLALAPWLAACSVFGMRSGTEEPPFTIIGQIGEVEIRRYAPRLVAEIEVAGDEASARNAAFRPLAAYIFGENVTGERIGMTAPVAQAGADGAWRIGFFMPARYSLDSLPRPRDPRITIRPLPEADVAVLRFSGLPEPQAVAQAASRLDAALAGSAWMPQGPGGAWFYDPPWTIPGLRRSEAWRPVRRS, encoded by the coding sequence TTGCTGCTTGCCCTGGCGCCCTGGCTTGCGGCGTGCTCGGTATTCGGTATGCGCAGCGGCACCGAGGAACCCCCCTTCACCATCATCGGCCAGATCGGCGAGGTGGAGATCCGCCGCTACGCGCCGCGCCTGGTGGCCGAGATCGAGGTGGCGGGCGATGAGGCCAGCGCCCGCAACGCCGCCTTCCGCCCGCTCGCCGCCTATATCTTCGGCGAGAATGTCACGGGTGAGCGCATCGGAATGACGGCGCCGGTGGCCCAGGCGGGCGCCGATGGCGCCTGGCGCATCGGCTTCTTCATGCCCGCCCGCTACAGCCTGGACAGCCTGCCCCGCCCGCGTGACCCGCGCATCACCATCCGCCCCCTGCCGGAGGCGGATGTGGCCGTGCTGCGCTTCAGCGGCTTGCCCGAACCCCAGGCCGTGGCGCAGGCCGCTTCCCGCCTCGATGCGGCATTGGCCGGCAGCGCCTGGATGCCCCAAGGGCCGGGCGGCGCCTGGTTCTACGATCCGCCCTGGACGATCCCGGGCCTGCGCCGGAGCGAGGCCTGGCGGCCGGTCAGACGCAGCTGA
- a CDS encoding GntR family transcriptional regulator: MNPLSRAPLYARAEQALRARIAAGEWKPGEALPTEAALARELGISQGTLRRALGVLEAQRLIERRQGIGTYVTEATSERALFHFFRAEAVDGTRATPTSLLHRLDTRAARPDELRALHLAKGARVHRLFRRRFVGGLSSIVEEIALPAALFPGFHLPLGVELSDELYVHYQRHHGITVMRVEEKLSAIAAAPAIAEALGRAAGAPVMHITRIAFDVMDRPVERRLSWMETSALRYAIELR, encoded by the coding sequence ATGAACCCGCTGTCCCGCGCTCCGCTCTATGCGCGCGCGGAGCAGGCCTTGCGCGCGCGCATCGCGGCCGGCGAATGGAAGCCGGGCGAGGCGCTGCCGACCGAAGCCGCGCTGGCGCGGGAACTCGGCATTAGCCAGGGCACGCTGCGCCGGGCTCTTGGCGTGCTGGAAGCGCAGCGCCTGATCGAGCGGCGGCAGGGCATCGGCACCTATGTCACCGAGGCGACGAGCGAGCGCGCGCTGTTCCACTTCTTCCGGGCCGAGGCGGTGGATGGCACGCGCGCCACCCCCACCAGCCTGCTGCACCGGCTGGATACCAGGGCCGCCAGGCCCGATGAGCTGCGGGCCCTGCATCTGGCCAAGGGTGCCCGCGTGCACCGGCTGTTCCGCCGGCGCTTCGTCGGCGGGCTGTCCTCCATCGTCGAGGAGATCGCCCTGCCGGCGGCCCTGTTTCCGGGATTTCACCTGCCGCTGGGCGTGGAACTCAGCGATGAGCTTTATGTGCATTACCAGCGGCATCACGGCATCACGGTGATGCGCGTCGAGGAGAAGCTTTCGGCCATCGCGGCCGCACCCGCCATCGCCGAGGCGCTGGGCCGCGCGGCGGGTGCGCCCGTCATGCACATCACCCGCATCGCCTTTGACGTGATGGACCGGCCGGTGGAGCGCCGGCTTTCCTGGATGGAAACCAGCGCGCTGCGCTACGCGATCGAGTTGCGCTGA
- a CDS encoding tripartite tricarboxylate transporter substrate binding protein, giving the protein MTARFTRRAALAGASLLPAAALAQPAVAQPAWPTRPVRIIVPFAPGGSVDTMARAIAARMAERTGQTVTVENRAGANGTVGGIAVSQAAPDGYTLLVSASVQTIARLVMRAPGYDPLTDLKPIARTGEGPCLMAINPSRPQTTMAEVAAAMRANPRDWSAGVSALGSAGHLASIEFVRQVGADVTFVPYRGTSPILVDLMGGRLGLNTDPMLAMLPPVRAGSLRGIALTAPRRNPAAPDIPTTAEAGFPSVDAHSWWAIWAPPRVPEAIAARIAAEVEAIMGEEAIRTRLSGLGIVPLFEAGAALDSYIARDFDKAQALLRLARVEPE; this is encoded by the coding sequence GTGACAGCCCGCTTCACCCGCCGCGCAGCCTTAGCCGGCGCCAGCCTTCTGCCCGCCGCTGCCCTGGCTCAGCCTGCCGTGGCTCAGCCGGCCTGGCCGACGCGCCCGGTTCGAATCATCGTGCCCTTCGCGCCTGGCGGCTCGGTGGACACCATGGCGCGCGCCATCGCCGCCCGCATGGCCGAGCGGACCGGCCAGACCGTGACGGTCGAAAATCGCGCCGGCGCCAATGGCACGGTGGGTGGCATCGCCGTCTCCCAGGCGGCGCCGGATGGCTACACGCTGCTGGTCTCGGCCTCGGTGCAGACCATTGCGCGGCTGGTGATGCGCGCCCCGGGCTATGACCCGCTGACCGACCTCAAGCCCATCGCCCGCACGGGTGAGGGGCCTTGCCTCATGGCCATCAACCCCTCCCGCCCGCAAACCACCATGGCCGAGGTGGCGGCCGCCATGCGCGCCAATCCGCGCGACTGGTCGGCCGGCGTGTCGGCCCTGGGTTCGGCCGGGCATCTGGCCTCGATCGAATTCGTCCGGCAGGTGGGTGCCGATGTGACCTTCGTGCCGTATCGCGGCACCTCGCCCATCCTGGTGGATCTGATGGGCGGGCGGCTTGGGCTGAACACCGACCCGATGCTGGCCATGCTGCCGCCGGTGCGGGCCGGCAGCCTGCGCGGCATCGCCCTCACGGCCCCGCGGCGCAACCCGGCCGCACCCGATATCCCCACCACGGCCGAAGCCGGCTTCCCGAGCGTGGATGCGCATTCCTGGTGGGCCATCTGGGCGCCGCCGCGCGTGCCCGAGGCCATCGCCGCCCGCATCGCAGCCGAGGTGGAGGCCATCATGGGCGAGGAAGCGATCCGCACGCGGCTTTCGGGCCTGGGCATCGTGCCGCTCTTCGAGGCTGGCGCCGCGCTGGACAGCTATATCGCGCGGGATTTCGACAAGGCGCAGGCACTGCTGCGCCTGGCGCGCGTCGAGCCGGAATAG
- a CDS encoding TRAP transporter large permease encodes MITGIAFAGLLFIGAPIGIVLALSAAAYIFASNNQVLLGSYPIQMFGGVENYGLLAIPLFLMLGEVMNGAGITTRLIGLARAFVGTVRGGLAYINVLANALMASILGSAAAQIAIMSRVIVPEMDREGYDRRFSVATTASAGLLAPIIPPSMMFVVYAVLARVATGDMFLAGIIPGLMMTAGFFLVIFVVGLISPFPTPRPLTWPDRFKLLRDGGMPLLIPLVIIGSITTGIATATESAAVACVAAYLIGRFVTREFHDRDLPRMLLAAGRNAAVVLFMVATAAVFGWVLTFGKVPQDIAAWMQTIATGPISFMLLVNVILLVIGTVIDGIPGLIMVVPILLPIATDIYGIDPVHFGVVVSINLVLGLVSPPVGIALFIAAAVTKMKPGEIFLWTIPYCITTAVVLVLLSIFPVLTLYLVR; translated from the coding sequence TTGATCACCGGCATCGCCTTCGCCGGGTTGCTGTTCATTGGTGCTCCGATCGGCATCGTGCTCGCCCTCTCGGCGGCGGCCTATATCTTCGCCAGCAACAACCAGGTGCTGCTCGGCTCCTACCCGATCCAGATGTTCGGCGGTGTCGAGAATTACGGCCTGCTCGCCATCCCGCTGTTTCTCATGCTGGGCGAGGTGATGAACGGTGCCGGCATCACCACGCGCCTCATCGGCCTCGCGCGCGCCTTTGTCGGCACGGTGCGTGGCGGGCTTGCCTATATCAACGTGCTGGCCAATGCGCTGATGGCCAGCATCCTGGGTTCGGCCGCAGCACAGATCGCCATCATGAGCCGCGTCATCGTCCCCGAGATGGACCGCGAGGGCTATGACCGCCGCTTCTCCGTCGCCACCACCGCCTCGGCCGGCCTGCTCGCGCCGATCATCCCGCCCTCGATGATGTTCGTGGTCTATGCGGTGCTGGCGCGCGTGGCCACGGGTGACATGTTCCTGGCCGGCATCATCCCCGGGCTGATGATGACGGCGGGCTTCTTCCTGGTGATCTTCGTCGTCGGCCTCATCAGCCCCTTTCCCACGCCGCGCCCCCTCACCTGGCCCGATCGCTTCAAGCTGCTGCGCGATGGCGGCATGCCGCTGCTGATCCCGCTGGTCATCATCGGCAGCATCACCACCGGAATAGCGACCGCAACCGAGAGTGCTGCCGTCGCCTGCGTCGCGGCCTATCTGATCGGGCGGTTCGTCACGCGCGAATTCCATGACCGGGATTTGCCGCGCATGCTGCTGGCGGCGGGGCGCAACGCGGCCGTGGTGCTGTTCATGGTGGCGACGGCGGCGGTCTTTGGCTGGGTGCTGACCTTCGGCAAGGTGCCGCAGGATATCGCCGCCTGGATGCAGACCATCGCGACCGGCCCCATCTCCTTCATGCTGCTGGTGAACGTCATCCTGCTGGTGATCGGCACGGTGATTGACGGCATTCCCGGCCTGATCATGGTGGTGCCGATCCTGCTGCCCATCGCCACCGACATCTACGGGATTGATCCCGTGCATTTCGGCGTGGTCGTCTCGATCAACCTGGTGCTGGGGCTGGTGTCACCGCCGGTCGGCATCGCGCTGTTCATCGCGGCGGCCGTGACGAAGATGAAGCCCGGCGAGATCTTCCTCTGGACCATCCCCTATTGCATCACCACGGCGGTGGTGCTGGTCCTCCTCAGCATTTTTCCGGTGCTGACGCTCTACCTGGTGCGTTAG
- a CDS encoding tripartite tricarboxylate transporter substrate binding protein: MNRRHLLALPALALPTLASAQADRPIRLIVPVAPGGSQDIVARLIARHLGPVLGQNVVVENHPGAGSNIGYEMGARARPDGLTLIAGSDSLSINKGLFRRLSFDPVEDFAAVAQATSVPQILVVRSDFPAARLEDFVAFSRRNPVAIGTPGNGSLAHLLIELLQQATETRWTHAPYRGGALAVNDLLGGSLQGVMINIGAVTQHVQAGRLRGLAVSTGARTQALPEVPTLAEAGLANIAVAGWHGLVAPRATDPALIARLNQAVGEVLRHPELRERLAALGIEPVDAPPEALAAKLREDAARWAPLIRRTGMQPD; this comes from the coding sequence ATGAATCGCCGCCACCTCCTCGCCCTCCCGGCCCTCGCGCTGCCCACACTCGCCAGCGCGCAGGCCGACCGGCCCATCCGCCTGATCGTCCCCGTCGCACCCGGCGGCAGCCAGGATATCGTCGCCCGCCTCATCGCCCGGCATCTGGGGCCGGTGCTCGGGCAGAATGTCGTGGTGGAGAACCACCCCGGCGCCGGCAGCAATATCGGCTATGAGATGGGGGCGCGCGCGCGGCCGGATGGGCTGACGCTGATTGCCGGCTCGGACAGCCTGTCCATCAACAAGGGGCTGTTCCGCCGGCTCTCCTTTGATCCGGTGGAGGATTTCGCCGCCGTGGCGCAAGCGACCTCGGTGCCGCAGATCCTCGTCGTCCGGTCGGATTTCCCCGCCGCCCGGCTGGAGGATTTCGTCGCCTTCAGCCGCCGCAACCCGGTGGCCATCGGCACGCCGGGCAATGGCAGCCTGGCCCATCTGCTGATCGAACTGCTCCAGCAGGCGACCGAGACCCGCTGGACCCATGCGCCCTATCGCGGCGGCGCGCTCGCGGTGAATGACCTGCTGGGCGGCTCGCTCCAGGGGGTGATGATCAATATCGGCGCGGTGACGCAGCATGTGCAGGCCGGGCGTCTGCGCGGCCTCGCCGTCTCGACCGGCGCGCGCACCCAGGCCCTACCCGAGGTGCCGACCCTGGCCGAGGCCGGGCTCGCCAACATCGCCGTCGCCGGCTGGCACGGGCTGGTGGCGCCGCGCGCGACGGACCCCGCCCTCATCGCCCGCCTGAACCAGGCCGTGGGCGAGGTGCTGCGCCATCCGGAGCTGCGCGAGCGCCTGGCCGCCCTGGGGATCGAGCCGGTGGACGCCCCCCCGGAGGCACTGGCCGCCAAGCTGCGCGAGGATGCCGCCCGCTGGGCGCCCCTGATCCGCCGTACCGGGATGCAACCCGACTGA
- a CDS encoding cysteine synthase A, with translation MNAISPTPVAGLIGAIGQTPLIRLARASAATGCDILGKAEFMNPGGSVKDRAALAIIEGAEARGELRPGGVIVEGTAGNTGIGLTLVGNARGYRSVIVMPETQSQEKIDFLRMIGADLRLIPAKPYKDPGNYVHVSRRLAEEMNAATPGSAVWANQFDNLDNREGHRRTTGAEIILQAGGRVDGFTCACGTGGTLAGIALALKAHDATTRVVLADPMGSALYAWRKTGTPVMSEGGSITEGIGQSRVPGNLEGAPIDDAIQVTDAEALEQVFDLTLHEGLCIGGSAGINVAAAVKLARMMGPGHRIVTILCDGGARYQSKLFNPEFLRSKGLPVPGWLA, from the coding sequence ATGAACGCCATTTCCCCGACCCCCGTCGCCGGCCTCATCGGCGCCATCGGCCAGACGCCCCTGATCCGCCTGGCCCGCGCCAGCGCCGCCACGGGATGCGACATCCTCGGCAAGGCGGAATTCATGAATCCCGGCGGCTCGGTGAAGGACCGCGCGGCGCTGGCCATCATCGAGGGGGCGGAGGCGCGCGGTGAATTGCGGCCGGGCGGGGTGATCGTCGAGGGCACGGCGGGGAATACCGGCATCGGCCTCACGCTTGTGGGCAATGCGCGCGGCTATCGCAGCGTCATCGTCATGCCGGAGACGCAGAGCCAGGAAAAGATCGATTTTCTCCGCATGATCGGCGCCGATCTGCGGCTCATTCCCGCCAAGCCCTACAAGGATCCAGGCAACTACGTGCATGTCTCCCGCCGCCTGGCCGAGGAGATGAACGCAGCCACCCCGGGCTCGGCCGTCTGGGCCAATCAATTCGACAATCTGGACAATCGCGAGGGGCATCGCCGCACCACGGGGGCCGAGATCATTCTCCAGGCCGGCGGGCGGGTGGATGGCTTCACCTGCGCCTGCGGCACGGGCGGCACCCTGGCCGGCATCGCCCTGGCGCTGAAGGCGCATGATGCGACGACGCGGGTGGTTCTGGCCGACCCGATGGGCTCGGCGCTGTATGCCTGGCGCAAGACCGGCACGCCGGTGATGAGCGAGGGCGGTTCCATCACCGAGGGCATCGGCCAGTCCCGCGTGCCCGGCAATCTGGAAGGTGCCCCCATTGATGACGCGATCCAGGTGACGGATGCGGAAGCGCTGGAACAGGTCTTCGACCTGACGCTGCATGAGGGGCTGTGCATCGGCGGCTCGGCCGGCATCAATGTCGCGGCCGCGGTGAAGCTGGCGCGGATGATGGGGCCGGGCCACCGCATCGTCACCATCCTGTGCGATGGCGGGGCGCGCTATCAGTCCAAGCTGTTCAACCCGGAATTCCTTCGGTCCAAGGGGCTGCCCGTGCCAGGCTGGCTTGCATGA
- the cysE gene encoding serine O-acetyltransferase: MNLEIIELGRSIRERDPARPSWPEVIFSYPGLHAVLWHRLAHGLWGLGLRGLGRFTSHLGRMLTGIEIHPGAQIGRRLFIDHGMGVVIGETATIGDDVTIYHGVTLGGLSLKAGKRHPDVLDGAILGAGAQVLGPITVGRGARVGANAVAVASVPDGTTVVGIPARCSGPDCPETITVGYGLPAQEIDPVGERLAALESEMRALRVTLEQRRAG; the protein is encoded by the coding sequence ATGAATCTTGAGATCATCGAACTCGGCCGCTCCATCCGCGAGCGTGATCCGGCGCGGCCCTCCTGGCCGGAGGTCATCTTCTCCTATCCCGGGCTGCATGCAGTGCTGTGGCACCGGCTGGCGCATGGGCTCTGGGGCCTCGGCCTGCGCGGCCTCGGGCGCTTCACCTCGCATCTGGGGCGGATGCTGACGGGCATCGAGATCCATCCCGGCGCCCAGATCGGCCGGCGGTTGTTCATTGACCACGGGATGGGTGTCGTGATCGGCGAAACGGCGACCATCGGCGATGACGTGACCATCTATCACGGCGTGACGCTGGGCGGCCTCTCGCTCAAGGCCGGCAAGCGGCATCCGGATGTGCTGGATGGCGCCATCCTTGGCGCCGGGGCGCAGGTGCTGGGGCCGATCACGGTGGGGCGTGGCGCGCGGGTGGGCGCCAATGCGGTCGCCGTCGCTTCGGTGCCGGATGGCACCACGGTGGTCGGCATTCCGGCCCGCTGCTCGGGCCCCGATTGCCCGGAGACCATCACCGTGGGCTACGGCCTGCCCGCGCAGGAAATCGACCCGGTGGGCGAGCGACTTGCCGCTTTGGAGAGCGAAATGCGCGCGCTGCGCGTCACGCTGGAGCAGCGCCGGGCCGGTTGA